From Vigna angularis cultivar LongXiaoDou No.4 chromosome 11, ASM1680809v1, whole genome shotgun sequence:
TTCTGACAAAGTTGCAACTATCGTTACATATATTTAAGCTGTAATGTAACTGTGATTCTGTTACGTAACTTCTACAACTATATGGAATTGTTAgataacaaattattatttgtatggCATGTAATGTATAGAGGCATCCACATATCTGATGTTTTCCCCCTATACTCTTCTTATATTTAGAGTACATTGCCATTTTAATGTCTTTGATTGGTTATTTTCCTCAACTGTTTCAGGCTTAATATATTTACTTATAAGCATGAcaattttgtttacttttagATATGTTAAAAGCCGAAGTGATGCGCAATTGAGGGATCGTAATAAAGAGAACTCCACAAGTGATTGTAAGCCTGAAGATACAGCCAATGGAAAGGCAATTGTACCTTGTGGTCTTATAGCTTGGAGTTTATTCAATGACACTTACAGTTTCTCCCGGGACAACAGGAATTTGACAGTGAACAAGGAAGGCATCTCTTGGAAGAGTGATAGAGAGCACAAATTTGGAAAAGATGTTTTCCCTAAAAACTTCCAGAATGGTTCTATTAGAGGTGGTGCAATCCTCAATGAATCCATACCAGTgagtatttttataaacttttgttTTGATTGGATTAAAATTCTATCAAGTATATTTACTTTTCTTCACAAGGTTCAGCTGTGAAATTAGATTTTAGCCTTCATTTACCCTTGCATGGGCTTGTGTTATGCATGTATCTTTTAGTTTATTTGTTGTTACTGCTACTACTGCTCTTTATACTTGTATTCGTAATTTATATATGGCAATGATTCTTCACATGGCAAATTATTCTGCTGTTTCACATATTTGCatagcttaatataaaaatttcaattgcTTCCCTTGATATTCATATGTTCCATCTTTTAATTAATCCAAGTTTTGTCAATCAATGGGGGATATTTTACTGACTTTTTTGGAATGTTTTATGGAACAGTTGAGTAAGCAGGAGGATCTTATTGTCTGGATGCGAACCGCTGCTTTGCCAACTTTTAGGAAGTTGTATGGAAGGATAGAGGAGGATCTGAATGAAGGTGATACCATAAATGTAACACTGCATAATAACTATAACACATACAGTTTTAATGGCAAGAAAAAGCTTGTACTGTCAACTACTAGCTGGCTTGGTGGGAAGAATGACTTCCTGGGCATTGCCTATCTCACTGTCGGAGGATTGTGCTTCTTTTTGGCTCTGGCTTTTACCGTTGTATATTTTGTCAAACCAAGGTAAATACTTGAAATCCACACTATATTGCTTTTGGGTTCAGACCATGGAAGTTCATTTTATGACTAGCACTTGTTTTGATAGGTTAGGGAACTTGTTTTGGTTTAATTAAGGATACATGTAGGGGAAAAGCTCGATGTACCAATGTTATGCTCAATAGTAGGCATAAATATAAAGGTACATGTTAGTAGAGGGGTATGAAAGTGGGAGGAGTCCAGAAGGTggcaaattttctctttttttatttattttttcttttgtagacATCATTTTTGTATACAGGTTGGGGTAATATATACTTGTTACtgaccaaaaaaaaataattgaaagtaaattttgtaGATAGGAAATTCATGGGGTAGCATGCCAATATTAAGAGTGCCTGCATCTATTTCGGTCTGTGTGTTCACTCAACTGTTTGAATGAAGTAGTTTAGGATCTTGTTCTTAGCTCCTTTATCCAAttgaaatatgtttaaaaaatttacagtTATGATTTGTAGAACACGCAAAAGCCTCAGAATATCTGTTTTAATGCTTTTCTCATGAATTTatttcacatttttctttttattttcttgttctttttctaGAAGTACTTACGGAGAACTAAAATTCACCCATGCTTCAACGGCTACTTGAAGTGgcaattttgaattattattaactcCTAACCTATCTTTCCATCTTTGTAGGCAACTTGGAGATCCCTCATATTTGTCATGGAATAGAAATCCAGGTGGGCACTGATCAGAGAAACTCGTCATGCTTGTTTGTCATTTTCCATGGTTACAGGGCTCTTAGGTATTCTACAAATGGGATTGTAGTTTTTGTACATGAATGTTACCCAATTACTTGTAGCACTTGTCAATTTAGGTGTTCTTACCATCGTCTCCAAGAAAACCAAAACACTTTTGT
This genomic window contains:
- the LOC108334011 gene encoding ALA-interacting subunit 3; translation: MASSSAAGAGSTDPTAARRNTKRPKYSKFTQQELPACKPILTPRAVISAFLLVSIVFVPIGVASLIASRKVVEIVFRYESTCIPNNVTDKVAYIQSSANKACNIALHVHKHMKSPIHVYYQLDNFYQNHRRYVKSRSDAQLRDRNKENSTSDCKPEDTANGKAIVPCGLIAWSLFNDTYSFSRDNRNLTVNKEGISWKSDREHKFGKDVFPKNFQNGSIRGGAILNESIPLSKQEDLIVWMRTAALPTFRKLYGRIEEDLNEGDTINVTLHNNYNTYSFNGKKKLVLSTTSWLGGKNDFLGIAYLTVGGLCFFLALAFTVVYFVKPRQLGDPSYLSWNRNPGGH